In Haliaeetus albicilla chromosome 18, bHalAlb1.1, whole genome shotgun sequence, one genomic interval encodes:
- the GDF7 gene encoding growth/differentiation factor 7 codes for MRLRAATAALCLCLLGACRLRRGLEAAAVRGPSAAAPRRPSAAAPSSASSSSSSAAASPFSSPPRRDGALRNGTVVPHHYMVALYQRLAARRAPARRADTVTGFAERARSDASPSAPEQRYLFDISSLPEAEEVTGAELRVLRALPENRSLALSPEGTFHHLLLFTCPSRDGEEPRLLDSRAADILDAGSSRWEAFDVWEALRDRRERSLSGKLLCFLLRIVSDQSGRLLPPRQLGFSKPRPQPHERALLVAFSRTQRKENLFKEIRDKIKALGSPPFLEPPDPGQEAYSKRRKRRTTIAARSGGRGHGKKAKTRCSRKPLHVNFKELGWDDWIIAPLDYEAYHCEGVCDFPLRSHLEPTNHAIIQTLMNSMDPESTPPSCCVPSKLSPISILYIDSGNNVVYKQYEDMVVETCGCR; via the exons ATGCGCCTccgcgccgccaccgccgccctctgcctctgcctgctgggCGCCTGCCGCCTCCGCCGCGGGCTGGAGGCCGCCGCCGTGCGCGGCCCGTCGGCGGCCGCTCCCCGGCGACCCTCGGCAGCCGCGCCttcctccgcctcctcctcctcctcctccgccgccgcctcccccttctcctccccgcCGCGGAGGGACGGGGCTCTCCGCAACGGCACCGTGGTGCCGCACCACTACATGGTGGCCCTCTACCAGCGCCTggccgcccgccgcgcccccgcccgccgcgccgaCACGGTGACGGGCTTCGCGGAGCGGGCGCGCAGCG ATGCCTCCCCGTCTGCCCCCGAGCAGCGATACCTCTTCGACATCTCCAGCCTGCCCGAGGCAGAGGAGGTGACGGGCGCGGAGCTACGGGTCCTGCGTGCCCTCCCCGAAAACCGGAGCTTGGCCCTGTCCCCTGAAGGCACcttccaccacctcctcctcttcacctGCCCAAGCCGGGACGGCGAAGAACCCCGGCTGCTGGACTCCAGGGCTGCAGACATTTTGGACGCGGGCTCCTCCAGATGGGAGGCTTTTGATGTCTGGGAAGCCCTGCGGGATCGGAGGGAGAGGTCTCTCTCAGGCAAGCTGCTGTGCTTTCTGCTGAGGATCGTCTCGGATCAGTCGGGGCGGCTCCTGCCCCCCCGGCAGCTGGGGTTCAGCAAACCCCGGCCGCAGCCCCACGAGCGAGCCCTGCTCGTGGCCTTCTCCCGCACCCAGAGGAAGGAGAACCTCTTCAAGGAGATCCGGGATAAGATCAAGGCCCTGGGCAGCCCCCCCTTCCTGGAGCCCCCCGATCCCGGCCAGGAGGCGTACTCCAAGCGGAGGAAGAGACGGACCACCATCGCCGCCCGGTCTGGGGGCAGAGGCCATGGGAAGAAGGCGAAGACCCGCTGCAGCAGGAAGCCCCTGCACGTGAACTtcaaggagctgggctgggacgACTGGATAATCGCCCCCCTGGATTACGAGGCGTATCACTGCGAGGGGGTCTGCGACTTTCCCCTGCGCTCGCACCTGGAGCCCACCAACCACGCCATCATCCAGACCCTGATGAACTCCATGGACCCGGAGtccaccccccccagctgctgcgTGCCCTCCAAGCTCAGCCCCATCAGCATCCTCTACATAGACTCCGGGAACAATGTGGTTTACAAACAGTACGAGGACATGGTCGTGGAGACGTGCGGCTGCAGGTAG